The Dioscorea cayenensis subsp. rotundata cultivar TDr96_F1 chromosome 8, TDr96_F1_v2_PseudoChromosome.rev07_lg8_w22 25.fasta, whole genome shotgun sequence genome segment TCCCAACAGCAGCAATCTCTCTTTCAGTCTCCCATGGTTTTTCAACACACTGATCTCCCTCAGTTCCTCAAGTCCTCAAGTCCTAAGCATCATGCTCTTTCAAATCAGCTTCACTTCTCTAACAACACTCCCTACTGGAATGCCTCAGGCGGAACCGCCGGAGTCGATGTCAGGCCGTCTTTCTACGCTTCCTTGCCTTCCCATTTTGTTCAACAAGCCTTTGAGCAAAAACCAAACTGCAACAATAACCTCAGCATCAaggtatatctatatattattgtttgagtatatatatatatatatatatatatattaatcagaggttagggttttgaggaacTGAAAGGAAGTTGCTTTTGTTTGTGAAGAAGAACAGTGAAGCAGTTACCTCAGGGACTAGGAAAAGCAACAGTGAGCCAGCATTCAAAAAGCCTAGGATGGAGACTCCATCACCATTGCCAACTTTTAAGGTACTACAAAATCTTATATTGGGATTGTAATTGAGAGCAGTTTGATGgttttgcttgttttcttttcttcttttgagcAAGGATGACAGCTttggttaattttattttcctgtttatatttttggttgCTCATAGGTGAGGAAGGAGAAGTTAGGAGACAGAATCACAGCTCTTCAGCAATTGGTCTCTCCTTTTGGAAAGGTGAAATGTTTTCTGTAGCTCTTTCTTTTTCAGAGAATGTTATTGCTTTCAAAGCATTGTGTTCTGAATtccaatctttttttcttttttataaatttttccagACTGATACCGCATCCGTTCTCCATGAAGCCATCGATTATATCAAGTTCCTTCATGAACAAGTTGGTGTAAGTCTTCTCATCTACTACTCCTCTAACcttgttatatatacatataattaacaACTTGCATGTTTAATCATCTCTTTAATTTCTTGTTCAATTTATATATCTGCAGGTTCTAAGCACGCCATATCTGAAGAATGGGAATCTCGTGCAACATCAGCAGGTACTAATTCATTATCATCTtggttgcatatatatatatatatatatatatatataactttatttgATCTAATGGTGTATTATGTGAATGTAGAATAATGAGAAGCACAAGGATGGTGAGGGATCAAAGCAAGACCTCAGGAGCAGAGGATTGTGCTTAGTTCCTATCTCGAGCACGTTCCCGGTGGCGAGTGAAACTCCAGCAGACTTCTGGACTCCAACCTTTGGAGGGATGTACAGATAGAGTGGTGCAAGTGTGCTTGAAGATTGAAATATAAACTGATAattaaagagaaagagaagggaactatatatatatatatatatataataataataaatatatagctCACTGAGCTTTCAGTATGACCCTTGAGAGACAGGCATTGTTGGGACAGCTGCAAGGAGAAATGATGGAAGGTTGGCCATGGATTAGAAGGTTTAATTTGGAAAGGAATACTAGGAATTATTGTATTGATTGGTGGGTTAGTGGATGGGAACAGGTGCTAAAATTTGGCAGGGGATTAGGATTAGTTTAGAAGGGTGGGGACTATGGTTGTTAGTAGATGAAATTTAGCAGAAAAAAAGGAAGGTCTTGTTCTAGTTGGATGTGTGCATAtggctttcttttttcttcagaAAAGAAATTAACAATACTAGCAAGGAATAATTTCATTTCCTGAATATGGGCAAGTGTTGTGACTTTTTATTTGAAGGATCTCactttttagatttatttatatgattttaatgtGGTAGTGGAAGTCAGATGTGGCCCACTTGAGAGTTTTGAAAGTTGAAACTTCTCTCActttctctgtctctctctgtctctctgggTTCAGGAAATGGAAAAAGCTTTTATGCTTTCCATTGGATCCTCACATTGGAGGTCATTCATTGGGAGAACAATCTTTCCTCTGTTAACTAAGAATTATTCTTTGTTAGATAAGATtgatatgttaattaatttattcacTAACTTAAAAAACAACCAGAGacttttcaaaacaaatttcaCCAAAATGTTCTTTTATTGTAAACTGCAATCAAGGTTTATTATTGTAAAATGCAATCAAAACACACATTATTCATCACTTGACAATAAGaaacttataaataattattggaaATGAATCTCTGTAGAATTGCTAATCATGAGCAGTGTATTGCTGGTGTTTGGATGAGATCAAGCAGAGTCCTTGAGCTTCTTGGCAATGCCAGCGAAGTACTTGCCCTGGTGGAAGGCTTGCTCCACCTCTAGTTCACTTGGGAATCTTGATCCATCACCTGCATATGTTCCAGCACCATAAGGACTGCCTCCTTTCAATTTCTCCATCTCAAACATACCAGCTCCAAACGTGTATCCAATTGGCACAAAGATCATGCCATGGTGAACCAACTGAGTAATTGCTGTCAAACTGCAAGAGtaatagaagaaaattaaattcaGTGAATGAATTGAAAttgtcaacttttttttttatataactatttagattttttttttgaataatagacgacaaacgccctttttatatgaatataaacagtacatatatagatatttcAAAGTGTGTTAGAAATTCAAAAGACATGGTAAGACTCAAGAGAGCTTACGGAGTAGTTTCCTGACCACCACCCTGAGACCCAGTGCTGTAGAAGATTCCTGCAGGCTTGCCTGCAAGCTGTTGTGTTCTCCATAATCCTCCAGTTGCATCAATGAAAGCTTTGAATTGGGCTGCCATCATACCGAATCTTGTAGGAAAGCCAAACAGAATACCATCTGCCTCAGCAAGCTCATTTGGTGAGATTACTGGTACATCACTCTTAGGGGGTGCTCCCATCTTTCCGAGCACTTCTTCAGGGAGAATCTCAGGGACCTGCATTGTTAATTTTCCAATAACTATGATCAAAGCTTACATTCTCTTGTCCACATAGATCATTCTTTCATCAAATTATTGGCATCTTTTAAACCCACCACCATGCATGATTAAAGGAATTAACATTGCAGTGATAGCACTAATGAGAAGAGTAGTGCTGCACTTTAGAACCAAGCAAAGGAGGCTACAAGCTACTATAAGTAAAAACCTATCCAATCATAAATATGTTATGTGATTCTTACTAATACAGATTCTTAAATCAACTCTTGTCGAATTCAATGGCGGTCATTCATTTGACATGAGCCCAATGTTCATTCAACATGCAAGGCATGAGATACGTAAGGAATCGAGGTGGTGAAACATGACATAAAGATCGATCTAGTGAGTTAAATACAAACCTGCCATAATTTGGCTTCCACTCCTTCAACAGATGAGGCACCTTTTTCGATCTCTTCTGCTAGCTTCTCAACGTGTCCATACATGGAGTAGTAACTGTTCAAGGAATAGATGACATTTAGCATAACTCATAgaatttacattttatttttgttttggaatataATGGCTTAAAATTTAAAGCACAAGTTTGCACCGATCACAAGACAGGTTGCTTTCTCATTGACGTCCTAAGATTCAGTTtgtcaacaaataaatttaataaaactgGCTGGCCATTGGGAAAACCAGAGTTTGCCTCAAATATGGCTGTCACACTGTCATCTATCCACTTTGACAAATGTAAAAAGGATATGATTCTTCTTCCTTGATTAACACAGGAATGAAAACGCTATGATAAGATTAAATGACAAATTTGTACACATAGCCAAGGAAAAATAGTACTGAGTCTAACTGGATTGATAGGAATGATAGCTAGGAAAGAAGTGCAAGATGACCTTTGATGAACCGATATCTAGTTTATTGTTCAGTAAGGTCAGCAACTATTGATCTTGGAATTAATAACTATGCCTTGAATGGTACGTGGTATGATCGCACTACAAGAAGTTCTAGTGACAGAAACTAATTAAATGACACATAAAGATATTCCATAGTCAACCATAGGCAGCTAGtaacattaaaaacaatatctatttttttaacaaatagcTGCTCAATTTGTAATGTGACTACTTTTGTCAAACACCATCATCATATAGAAAAAATCTGATATTATATGACAACACGAGAAGGGACGAATAACAAATTAGTGGAGAAATTTAGCATTCAttgtaaaatcaaagaaatagagtTGATCCATCAAATAATGTTTATTCAACATGCAGGCTGACATAACGATTGAGCTTCTAACAAATTTCACAGTGATAATAGAGATTATAATCTTGGAGACAAGAACGTGATGTTTGTGGACAAAATTTCCTAAAAAAACAGGGATGAAGAAAAGTCGGCATCTCTTGTCCATGAGCAAATAATGGTAAATACAGCATAGCAACACACATGTGTATAGTTTTAAAAACGAAAGAAGTATATAAAGCAAATAACAACATCAGACTAATAAAGACTCCAGAAGCTCgacaccaaaaaaaaagataccATATCAACTGAGAATCCAATAAACAAAAGCAAACTCAGAGGACCAGAGGCAGATAAAGAACAAAGCCCGCCATTTAGTCAAAAACTCCAGAAACACCATTATATACCTACCAAACTAAAGGAGGCCCCCCCTCCCTCCCTTAGTTTCAAGTCCATTAATACATGCATATCCAATAACTTGATGCTAAAAAAGATAATACCAGAAAAgagtttttaagaaaaattccTGTCCTACTCTCCCATTCCTAAATTTCTTTATTGAgtaataatattcaaataaataaacatgagATAGTCgagtcaaattttttaaaaccacaATTTACAAAGCAGATTTATTGGcatttacttttcttttgtaCTCCAATATGATAAGAAAAAATTActagagaaaataaaatcacatcTCATTTATACCAAAGATACATACATATTGcttctgttcttttttatctgtcaatATTAACTGAATTTCACgtactaaaaaatttatatctttatatttcttttatatttaatttcaaaaaaagaattacataaattgtgaaagataattttaaaaaat includes the following:
- the LOC120267962 gene encoding probable NAD(P)H dehydrogenase (quinone) FQR1-like 1 — translated: MATKIYIVYYSMYGHVEKLAEEIEKGASSVEGVEAKLWQVPEILPEEVLGKMGAPPKSDVPVISPNELAEADGILFGFPTRFGMMAAQFKAFIDATGGLWRTQQLAGKPAGIFYSTGSQGGGQETTPLTAITQLVHHGMIFVPIGYTFGAGMFEMEKLKGGSPYGAGTYAGDGSRFPSELEVEQAFHQGKYFAGIAKKLKDSA
- the LOC120267961 gene encoding transcription factor bHLH112-like isoform X1, with the translated sequence MADDFHVCNENWWSVARSSSAGFDGPTGMSSVASSISCSSTISHISGGGGYSWAPAEVVEGSTRSAGDEPVGSGSGSTVSYQDSHKVQASDQVPPCVSFMDSSLQVPGFGLSSPMIDWNQALIGSGRVEPSFHAMLQEDLSSRAVFRQGIPMESAQAQGQGSTGGSSANLFKEMNQGLILLEQQHQEQGQGGNFPLVPTSYGYNSVAQGLYEQENKSQQQQSLFQSPMVFQHTDLPQFLKSSSPKHHALSNQLHFSNNTPYWNASGGTAGVDVRPSFYASLPSHFVQQAFEQKPNCNNNLSIKKNSEAVTSGTRKSNSEPAFKKPRMETPSPLPTFKVRKEKLGDRITALQQLVSPFGKTDTASVLHEAIDYIKFLHEQVGVLSTPYLKNGNLVQHQQNNEKHKDGEGSKQDLRSRGLCLVPISSTFPVASETPADFWTPTFGGMYR
- the LOC120267961 gene encoding transcription factor bHLH112-like isoform X2 encodes the protein MADDFHVCNENWWSVARSSSAGFDGPTGMSSVASSISCSSTISHISGGGGYSWAPAEVVEGSTRSAGDEPVGSGSGSTVSYQDSHKVQASDQVPPCVSFMDSSLQVPGFGLSSPMIDWNQALIGSGRVEPSFHAMLQEDLSSRAVFRQGIPMESAQAQGQGSTGGSSANLFKEMNQGLILLEQQHQEQGQGGNFPLVPTSYGYNSVAQGLYEQENKSQQQQSLFQSPMVFQHTDLPQFLKSSSPKHHALSNQLHFSNNTPYWNASGGTAGVDVRPSFYASLPSHFVQQAFEQKPNCNNNLSIKNSEAVTSGTRKSNSEPAFKKPRMETPSPLPTFKVRKEKLGDRITALQQLVSPFGKTDTASVLHEAIDYIKFLHEQVGVLSTPYLKNGNLVQHQQNNEKHKDGEGSKQDLRSRGLCLVPISSTFPVASETPADFWTPTFGGMYR